From the Gymnogyps californianus isolate 813 chromosome 2, ASM1813914v2, whole genome shotgun sequence genome, one window contains:
- the CROT gene encoding peroxisomal carnitine O-octanoyltransferase isoform X1, giving the protein MEKQMLESSEERTFQYQDSLPSLPVPPLEESLSKYLDAVKPFLNQEEYQRTEDIVKKFENGIGKELHQKLLERAKTRRNWLEDWWLNVAYLDLRISTQIHSNMGGPGPYIEHCWPPKEGTQIERACVNIWHTLKYWDLLRAEKVAIERSGNAVLDMNQFRMLFCTCRIPGVTRDSIGSYFKTETEGECPSHLIVLCRGRVFAFDAIHEGNMVTPPEIFRQLTYIQRRCHSEPDGPGLAALTSNERTKWAELREYLIDLDPKNLTLLEKIQRSLFVVCLDDSSPNATPEDYTEVTRLGLTGDPTIRWGDKSYNSIFFSNGTCSAFCDHSPFDAMALITMLSYAEKKIIENEGKWKGSDKVRDIPWPEELVFTVDQKIISEIGRTKELYYKKVSDLQLVNYAFTSFGKALIRKKKLHPDTFVQLALQLAYYKCHGRPGCCYETAMTRRFYHGRTETIRPCTMEAVEWCKSMLDPSDSTYQRVQLMHKAFAKHNKMRKECENGKGFDRHLLGLLLIAQEQGLPVPELYVDNAFTASGGGGNFILSTSLTGYSRFTGSAIPMVHHGYGFFYAIRDDRIVTTCSSWKSCPETDAEVLCRTVFQCFQDMLQLTVAAQL; this is encoded by the exons atggaaaagcaaatgcttgAATCCTCTGAGGAGCGAACATTTCAGTACCAAGattctctgccttccctgccagTACCTCCTCTTGAAGAATCTTTAAGTAAATACCTTGATGCAG TGAAGCCATTTCTAAATCAAGAAGAATATCAAAGAACCGAGGATATAgttaaaaaatttgaaaatgggATTGGGAAAGAGTTGCATCAGAAATTACTGGAAAGAGCTAAAACAAGAAGGAATTGG ctggaGGACTGGTGGCTGAATGTGGCTTATCTTGATCTTCGCATATCAACGCAAATACACTCTAATATGGGAGGCCCTGGTCCCTATATTGAACACTGCTGGCCACCAAAAGAGGGCACTCAGATAGAAAGAGCATGTGTAAATATATGGCACACCCTGAAATACTGGGATCTATTACGAGC AGAGAAGGTGGCTATAGAGAGATCTGGGAATGCTGTTCTGGACATGAACCAATTTCGAATGCTCTTCTGCACTTGCAGAATTCCTGGAGTTACCAGAGACTCAATCGgcagttattttaaaactg agactGAAGGTGAATGCCCATCTCACTTAATAGTCCTGTGTCGAGGTCGAGTGTTTGCATTTGATGCTATACATGAAGGCAATATGGTGACTCCTCCAGAGATTTTCAG GCAACTTACATATATACAGAGAAGATGCCATAGTGAACCAGATGGACCAGGACTGGCAGCCCTAACAAGCAATGAAAGGACAAAATGGGCAGAG TTACGTGAATATTTGATTGATCTTGATCCAAAGAACTTAACTCTTCtggaaaaaattcagagaagttTGTTTGTGGTCTGCCTCGATGACTCGAGTCCCAATGCAACTCCTGAGGACTACACTGAG GTTACAAGGCTGGGACTAACAGGTGATCCGACTATACGCTGGGGAGATAAATCCTACAATAGCATATTCTTTTCCAATGGAACCTGTAGCGCATTCTGTGAT CATTCTCCTTTTGATGCCATGGCTTTAATTACCATGTTATCTTATGCTGAAAAGAAGATTATtgaaaatgagggaaaatgGAAG GGATCAGATAAAGTGAGGGATATTCCATGGCCAGAGGAACTTGTATTCACAGTGGATCAAAAAATTATAAGTGAAATTGGACGTACTAAAGAATTGTATTACAAAAAG GTATCTGACTTGCAGCTAGTGAATTATGCCTTCACGTCCTTCGGCAAAGCATTGattagaaagaagaaacttcatCCCGATACATTTGTGCAGCTTGCCCTTCAGCTTGCTTATTACAAATGCCATGGACG ccCGGGCTGCTGTTACGAAACTGCCATGACCAGGCGTTTCTATCATGGCCGCACAGAGACCATAAGACCATGTACTATGGAAGCAGTGGAATGGTGCAAGTCCATGCTGGATCCTTCTGACAGT ACTTATCAACGAGTACAGCTGATGCATAAGGCATTTGCAAAGCAcaataaaatgaggaaagaatGTGAGAATGGAAAAG GCTTTGATCGTCATCTTCTGGGTCTCCTACTGATAGCACAGGAGCAAGGACTGCCAGTGCCAGAACTTTATGTGGATAATGCCTTCACAGCTAG TGGAGGAGGTGggaattttattctttcaactAGTCTGACTGGCTACAGTAGGTTTACTGGATCTGCAATCCCTATGGTACATCATGGCTATGGCTTTTTTTATGCAATCAGAGATGACAG GATCGTTACTACCTGTTCTTCTTGGAAATCATGTCCAGAGACTGATGCGGAAGTGCTGTGTAGAACTGTGTTCCAGTGTTTTCAGGACATGCTACAATTAACAGTTGCAGCTCAGCTGTAA
- the CROT gene encoding peroxisomal carnitine O-octanoyltransferase isoform X2, protein MGGPGPYIEHCWPPKEGTQIERACVNIWHTLKYWDLLRAEKVAIERSGNAVLDMNQFRMLFCTCRIPGVTRDSIGSYFKTETEGECPSHLIVLCRGRVFAFDAIHEGNMVTPPEIFRQLTYIQRRCHSEPDGPGLAALTSNERTKWAELREYLIDLDPKNLTLLEKIQRSLFVVCLDDSSPNATPEDYTEVTRLGLTGDPTIRWGDKSYNSIFFSNGTCSAFCDHSPFDAMALITMLSYAEKKIIENEGKWKGSDKVRDIPWPEELVFTVDQKIISEIGRTKELYYKKVSDLQLVNYAFTSFGKALIRKKKLHPDTFVQLALQLAYYKCHGRPGCCYETAMTRRFYHGRTETIRPCTMEAVEWCKSMLDPSDSTYQRVQLMHKAFAKHNKMRKECENGKGFDRHLLGLLLIAQEQGLPVPELYVDNAFTASGGGGNFILSTSLTGYSRFTGSAIPMVHHGYGFFYAIRDDRIVTTCSSWKSCPETDAEVLCRTVFQCFQDMLQLTVAAQL, encoded by the exons ATGGGAGGCCCTGGTCCCTATATTGAACACTGCTGGCCACCAAAAGAGGGCACTCAGATAGAAAGAGCATGTGTAAATATATGGCACACCCTGAAATACTGGGATCTATTACGAGC AGAGAAGGTGGCTATAGAGAGATCTGGGAATGCTGTTCTGGACATGAACCAATTTCGAATGCTCTTCTGCACTTGCAGAATTCCTGGAGTTACCAGAGACTCAATCGgcagttattttaaaactg agactGAAGGTGAATGCCCATCTCACTTAATAGTCCTGTGTCGAGGTCGAGTGTTTGCATTTGATGCTATACATGAAGGCAATATGGTGACTCCTCCAGAGATTTTCAG GCAACTTACATATATACAGAGAAGATGCCATAGTGAACCAGATGGACCAGGACTGGCAGCCCTAACAAGCAATGAAAGGACAAAATGGGCAGAG TTACGTGAATATTTGATTGATCTTGATCCAAAGAACTTAACTCTTCtggaaaaaattcagagaagttTGTTTGTGGTCTGCCTCGATGACTCGAGTCCCAATGCAACTCCTGAGGACTACACTGAG GTTACAAGGCTGGGACTAACAGGTGATCCGACTATACGCTGGGGAGATAAATCCTACAATAGCATATTCTTTTCCAATGGAACCTGTAGCGCATTCTGTGAT CATTCTCCTTTTGATGCCATGGCTTTAATTACCATGTTATCTTATGCTGAAAAGAAGATTATtgaaaatgagggaaaatgGAAG GGATCAGATAAAGTGAGGGATATTCCATGGCCAGAGGAACTTGTATTCACAGTGGATCAAAAAATTATAAGTGAAATTGGACGTACTAAAGAATTGTATTACAAAAAG GTATCTGACTTGCAGCTAGTGAATTATGCCTTCACGTCCTTCGGCAAAGCATTGattagaaagaagaaacttcatCCCGATACATTTGTGCAGCTTGCCCTTCAGCTTGCTTATTACAAATGCCATGGACG ccCGGGCTGCTGTTACGAAACTGCCATGACCAGGCGTTTCTATCATGGCCGCACAGAGACCATAAGACCATGTACTATGGAAGCAGTGGAATGGTGCAAGTCCATGCTGGATCCTTCTGACAGT ACTTATCAACGAGTACAGCTGATGCATAAGGCATTTGCAAAGCAcaataaaatgaggaaagaatGTGAGAATGGAAAAG GCTTTGATCGTCATCTTCTGGGTCTCCTACTGATAGCACAGGAGCAAGGACTGCCAGTGCCAGAACTTTATGTGGATAATGCCTTCACAGCTAG TGGAGGAGGTGggaattttattctttcaactAGTCTGACTGGCTACAGTAGGTTTACTGGATCTGCAATCCCTATGGTACATCATGGCTATGGCTTTTTTTATGCAATCAGAGATGACAG GATCGTTACTACCTGTTCTTCTTGGAAATCATGTCCAGAGACTGATGCGGAAGTGCTGTGTAGAACTGTGTTCCAGTGTTTTCAGGACATGCTACAATTAACAGTTGCAGCTCAGCTGTAA